The following coding sequences are from one Rhipicephalus microplus isolate Deutch F79 chromosome 3, USDA_Rmic, whole genome shotgun sequence window:
- the LOC142803810 gene encoding uncharacterized protein LOC142803810 isoform X3, with the protein MPLLLRILRIQLGIRQQQREVLQEVRQLKHKMSSAKKQGATRRRPSTLLRGGCQGLVIAVGAGSGASEEHLFWSSPMIPTLRVQIIGCSRQLASCPATAARALTAPLSLCPQRNLTCSRAGLF; encoded by the exons ctctattgctacggatcctgcggatccaacttggcatccggcagcaacaaagagaggttctgcaggaggtgcgacagctgaagcacaag atgtcatctgccaaaaagcagggtgcgaccaggcggaggccctcaactttattaagaggtggctgccagggtctggtgatcgctgtgggggcaggaagcggcgcttcagaggaGCATTTGTtctggagcagcccgatgatccccactctcagagtgcagataatcggctgctcgcggcagctggcttcctgcccagccacagcagccagggccttgacagcaccactgtcactgtgcccccaacgcaacctgacctgcagtagagcgggccttttttag